The Papaver somniferum cultivar HN1 chromosome 6, ASM357369v1, whole genome shotgun sequence genome segment acgTCTCTCCTCTTTCTTCTTTGGCCAACAACATTCTCTTAGTTGTAGTATGACTTGATTCCCATATTTTAGTGTGCCACAGTTTTGAAGTTCAGTATGGAACAGAGCTCTCATTGTCCCCTTATATCTCTACGGAACGCACTCCCGTCTCATGCTTTTATCATGCAGAGTTGGTAAGATGATTTCCAGGAGTGACTCTGTAGCACAAGAAAAAATGCTGTTAAAAAAACATGGCATGAACTATTGTTTTCCATTTAAATATAAATACTAACAAATTCGCCAACGAAGGCGCTTTGGGTTTGACTTGTTTGCAAATTCACGTCATATCAATGCAGGAGAAACTGACTGAAGAAAGGGAGAGAACGGTGTCAGAAATTGTGGTTTATACTTACTGAATATTAACCCCAGTTTTCTGTTTGATAGCATCTGGAATACTACCCTTGAGGTTATTGTTCTGGAGGAATCTGTTTTCATCAGACAAGGAAAGATTATTCGTTCTGTCAAGCATGTGCTAGAAGCAGAGTAGAGATGGCATCTTGAATCCAGAAACAGAAAAAACTTACATCTCTTGGAGCTTCGGCAGTTTTCCAAGTGATTGAGGAATCGATCCCTCAAGTGCGTTGTTGTCCAAATGCCTTCTCATTGAGTTAaagaattttaaaatcaaaaccagATGAAACCAaccttgaaagaaaagaaaaaaaaataggtgTACTGTAAAAAATAAACTTACAGGGAACCCAATTCTTTCAAAGAACCCATGTCTGGAATAGAACCAGAGAGTTTGTTTCCACCGAGGCTTCTGCAGAATCATTAACAAATGACCATCTCAATCTCTAGTCTTGAATAACCTATTGATTGCTAGAAAAACTGCACAATAAAGTGGGCTGAGGGTTTATTTACCCAACAAAACAAAGTAGTTGCTTACAAGGTCTTGAGGGCAGTTAAGTTGGCAATGCTGGGGGACAATGTTCCCACCAGTCCAAAGTTAGTGAGATTTCTGCAAGAAAATCATCATTTAAGTCACTGTTGTCGGAACATATTTGTTGTCGGAACATCTTTGTAATGGTTTACCCCTCTACGTCTAGAATACTTTAGATTCATAGATAAGTACTCACATGTTAGAGACTCGGACGACTTTGTCAGTGGAACAAGTAACCCCTGTCCATGCGTGCTCCGGAGGTAAGCATGGATCGCCCTTCCAGTCAGGAGGTGGGTTATTGAAACTTCTTGCAATATCTTCCATTGCGGACGCTGTTACATTTGTGAACATTGTTAGAATATGTGAATCGAACTTGATAATCCCTAGCCGTGTATGGAGAGCAGGAGAGGTACGTACTATCTCTGGCGAGTGTTCTTCCTCCTAAATGAATTATCTGAAAGACTTCCCCTGCACTAATAACAGGTCCTACCATACTATCATTCGAAGGTGCCAAGGTGATCTGTGTTAGCCCCGAAAGAGCCCACGATGTTGCATAAACAGTCACTCCAGTGGCTGTGACATTCAGATTGGTATAAAAGTTTTGCCCATTCACTGAAACATTGAACACTCTCCAACTGTACCAACTCGGTGTGCGGTTATCTTGAAAGTACAGTGCAATGTAATAGTTGGCACTTGGCAGGGACACATTTGGCCATTGTATATTCAGCTCCTTGCCTCTGCTGGTTGTCAAACCAGTGGTGAACACAGCTGATGGCGGAAGGTTCCAAAAATCTGTTGAAGTTATATTAGAATGGCTTTCAACCACAGGATTCGCGTCTTCAAATGGTTGCCAGTTTCGATTGAATTGATCATCTGGAAAACTAGTCTCAACATTCATAATATTACATTACAGTAATTATAAACAACACATTCCGGGTTAGCTAGCATGGAGTTTTCATGTATATAATACATACCTAATGAGGTCACCATCGTATCCAAAGGAATGGCGAGCGACAGTAATGAGGCCATGATTGTTGAAATCGGTCGAGTTGTACATTGAATTCTCCAAGTACTCTAATTCAAGAGCAGATATGAAAGGGTTCGAGGTAGTATGTTCATTTCTGGCAAGACAAATGCTTAACGTCTTACCCAATGAAGCTGCAATGATTTCGTAATAAGAGCTAAGACCCATTGCATAATCTTCGGTTGTATTAACCGTACTCCATTTACTTCCTTCAATGATTTGATCGAACACGGGTGGCTCTTTACCTCCATCGTAACCTCCGTAATAATACGTCGTTCTTATCAAATATTTCCCTCCTTTGATCGTCGGGATGACAAAACAATATTTTTTTGCAGTCGTATCAGGAAAAAACCTCAAAGTAGCTAAAATGGGTGCCAAATCAGGATTGTCCAGAGTTGTTTTGTTTCCAACTTGAATGAAACCTTCATCTGTTATCCAATCTAGGTTACCTACTTTGGTAGTCTCTGATGCGCCACAATTGAGAAGAAAACCTCTTGGGGCTGGACCAGCATGGATTTTAATCAGAGGGATACTAACAAGCCATAGGATAAAGATATTGAGAGACATTGCGAgaggaaagaagatgaagaagttgttgCAGGAAAGATGGAATTAGCATTCAAAGTTTTGATTGGAAAATGGAAGGTTTGAAAGAGAGAAACCATGCATGCATTGTGGGATGACGATGAAGGTTGGTTGAGCTTGTGACACGTGGATGGTTGCATTTGATTGTTGTTTAAAGGGTGTACAAATCAAGAGGGTGTTTGACCTAGACGTTGACCTAATAAGGGGTGTACAGGGAGGGGGGTAATGGCTCATGATAAGAGTTTAGGGGCCAACATTCACAACTACAAGGGCTGgatagttagcaattcgggattcggcaaacatacggaacggcaaacgtacgagtattatacggttttgtaaaatccagattcggtccaaaattcggtcaacgggacgtgattcgttagtaattcggaacggcatacgtacgtgtataattcgatttataaatgtgagttcggttctgaaaattcggtatctatatataacaattaatttgtatttataaggtcatagaccaatttttatgcatatgtgtgagttatttaaagaaaagataaacttaatatgatgatattaataatatatacaacattagttatccaagaggacgtcgtatggtggtttagatgcttggttagtgagtttgagatctctctcaccttcaccttcaaatctcttcagtcgtttttgtttcataaaaattacaacacgtctaatatttggtcgtgtatgctcgggaggcagtaaagtccaaaaagtggggtctttgaaaagtaaaagctaaagaatttatggcgaattaagcggacgtatcattcgagacacgtaaaattcgtgaatgattcgcgaataatccggaaaTACCACATAATACGCGATTTGGGTTCGAAATTGCAAACGTACACGAATAAGAcagtaaaattcgtgatacggaaaaatccgggaatgattcgcgaatcattcgcgaacttactaactaggggctGGACCTCTAATAATCTCGTAGTTGTTGTCATTACTGCTGCTTTACGTGAAACCTAGGCAAGATCCTTTAAACTTTTTACTAGATTTGGGTCTCTAGAAGGCTAGCTAGATGAAATAATCTCAATTATTTTTTTGACCTAATCCTTTAGATAATGAATCTGTTGAAGTGTGACATCGTATCGGACCATCGATTACTAGAATCGTACACCTAAAAAGAACACAAGGAAACAAATAAAAACAAAGGGTAAACAAATGCTGGTATTTGTTTTGGAAAACAAATTCGTAAGGAAAGGAATGCGATGAAGATCTAGAAATGGACGGAGCAACCAAAAAGTTGTTGACGTGAGTGCAACATATGGTCCACTAGCTGTTGTAGTGCCTCGTGTAAAGCGAGGTTTCTCAACCGTAGTTAGTAAGTTCGTGAACCATCCGAACACCCACTCGCCCATTTTAAATGCATTTTTACAAACCTGCATCATATTTGCGATTTTTTAATATTTCCGAACTATACGAAGTCACGAATTATTTTCTGCATTAATTCGATAATTATTTAATCCCTATTTTACGGTGGTTCCATCCTATTTATTGTATCCTCTCATAAGTACATGTTTGTTGGTGATTATGTTCCATAATTTTTATATACACCATTTGAATCATGACTTTTCATACAATATACGACAAACAATCGTAAATAATAGCATTCAAGTGATTTTTAATAAATACCAATACTAAAACATATATTTTTATAGTAAAATATATGTCGAATTGAGATATGTTGAACGCATTAAGCAAGAATATACGCATTCCCGTATTTTTCATGAATCACGTATTATTGACCGCATATTTGACCGAACTAATATCCCGTCCAGCCGATTGGTGAACGCACATTTACCGATCCGAATTTTGAAGTTGAAAACGGTGTTAGTAATTCGGCGAGCGACAAAAATTTGGATCGGCAAAAGTGAATAACCTTAGGAACGAGAAAAATATTCGTTTAGTgaggttatttatttatcgataactgaatatatatttatttagggGTTAATTTTTGCTTTTTACATATGTAATTACGATGTTTCCGAACCAGAAGTTGGTCAATTAGGAGAAGACATTTAAGAATTAATTGATGTCATTTCTAACTTATGCTATAGAAATATCAGAATGATATAGTTACAGAATAACACACGGACAAAGAAATTATCGAGTCAATAATAAATTATGAGAATGATCCTGAATTAGACAACAATAGCGCCATGCCAAATATGTCATCAAAAGAGGCATTATAACAGTAATCATCATAAAAAAGGACTTGTTATAACGCGAGCAAGATAATTCCAAAAGTTATACATGCATTACAAAATATTAAGGATGGGATGCATTTTAACTTAGGTGGAAGGAAAAAATAAGGgctttttgataaagtacccctaCTTTTCACTTTACACAAAAAAAATGCCCCCATTTTTTTACAAATTTGTTAAAGTACCATTGTCTTGACATTTTATTCAAAAAACGGTAAAAAACGGTAAACGACAGTTAACAGCCGTTAATGCTTAGGTGGCAGTGCAAAAAAGTCTAAAAAGCAATTCGAGCTAAATAGAGTTGAATCAACTTGACCGGCAAAGTGGTCGGGGGAGTAGTTCAGGTGACCAGCAGCTTCATATCTTACCAGTTTCAGTATCTAGCTCTCCCTTCCTGCATTGCAACATCACTTCATTCCACCTTCCTGCATTGCAACATCACTTCATTCCACCAACTAGCTCTGCCAAAACAACTGCACTTTCTTGCATTCACTGTCGTCCCTTCAGTTCTCAGCTTCAACCCCGCATCTGATTCTTGCGGCATAACTAACAACATCAATACTTCCCGTGACTTCAGCTGCAACTCCACCACTCAACTCAACTCAATTTCATTGCATCATCACCTGCAACATCTTATGCAATATCCCATCCACCATCCCTCTGCACTTCACCAGCACTACCATATCATTTACAAATCAACTCCAGTAGCAATTCTCACCATTTCAGCTTACTGGATAGACCACCAGGAGCTAGTTGCACCAGCTTCACTACACCACATAGCAGCAACATCTTATATTCCCCAGACTCGGAACCAAGTAACAACCCAGTAATTCATATCTCAGTTCCATTCAATGGCCATCACCTGTAGCTGCACATCATACCAGGCTGAGTTCTCACTTGCAATACCAGTCTTGTCCAAGTTCATGGCTTCACTATAACCTCCATTCCTTGCTCTGCTCAACACCAACATCTTCCCTGTAAgtacctaaacatacatctatttCAGGTATCTCAATTAGACCAGGCCATATCTTCATAATTCAAGCCAATTCTTGATGTTCAGCTGGTCTTCTTCTTGTCAGTCTCTTTGTATTGTTCTCCATAGCACCTACATAAGCTACTAACAAATCACCACCAACTGCTGCTTCAACTCTACCTGGTCCAACCCCTGCCATTTCAATCTCAGTTTCACAAGCACCAACATAGTATCTATCTCAGTCTTGTCCACCACCAAACAACTCCTCCAGTTTCCCTTCTTCTCGTTTCAATCATTTCCATCTTCATAACACCACAATGATCTCAATATCACTGTCACCTGCAATATACCACCATGAGAAACATCTGTAACACCATATATCCTTCACCAATATACAAGCCACTGCCATTACACTAACATCTCCCCCATTGCAGTTACATCTCATACCCTGCCAGGTCAAATCAGCTTTCACAAGCACCACCCACCATATCTTAAGTCATTGAACCTCAAACAATTCCAGCTTCACTTCCACCAGCAAATCTCAATACTACCAGATCCTTGTTCTTGACAGTAAAATCTCAAAACCCCTCTTCTGAAATCTTACCAGCAAACCCCATTTCTTCCGCGGCATCAGACCACCAGTTTCCATCTTCTGTCCTATCTCGAGCTCAATCAAATCCCATTCATCTCCATTCATCTCAGAATCACCAGTGATagcgtcatcttcttcttccttgactTTGTACAACAATCATCACATGTATTCAGGCCACACTCCATCTCTGTATCTTCTGCATCATAGTCATTCTCCATCTTGTCACCAGAAGCAACAAccaatttctcttctttcatCTCCCAGCTCAATTACCTGCAACAAAacctaatttcttcttcaatttcagatCCAGGAAACCCATACACTCAAAATCACCGGAATCATTTAGGAGAAACCTTAATCTCCAAATCAATTTCAAATAGATTAACACCATCATCTCCAATAGTTGTTCAGCTCGAAACCCCTTTGATTTCTTCTCGGATTACGCCTGAATCTCTACATATTGTTCCATCATATCCCTATTCCTTCATCTGTTAATCGATGAAATCATTcactttgatcttcaataaactgaTCAATCAAACCAGAAACATCTATCAATTCAATTGAATCGGTAAAAAATTTCTCTTGGCTGAAACAGAAAAGAGGAACAaagaggagaggaagaaagagTGTCGGTGAAAACGATGTTTTCACTCTTTTAAGATAAGTGATGGGTTTATGGTAATTTGACCCGTTTTTTAACTAGATAAACGACCATTGAGTCAACTATGTGGGCCCAAAGGGTGAAAGTAGACGGTAAGGGAATTTTAACAAGTTTGAAAAAAATGGGGGCATTAATTTTATGGATATAAAAAAAAcggggtactttatcaaaattcccgaAAAATAATCAACTTTAAATGCATTTTTTGAGCAAAAATGACTTCTTATAGGAACATTGTTGATGGATGgagtattttggtttgtttatatGTGTATTTTGTGATTATAATCAGTGATTACTCATTTATATTTACGTAGAGCCTTTTAAGGACTCAATATTATTTTAATCATTGATGTATTTAGCGAGGTTATTTAGTCCATTTACCCAAGTCGGAATCGAAGGAAATTATTAAGTTGGCAAGGTTATTCATTTGTCAAGGTTAGACTATATATGAGTTTTATGAATATTTACCATTTTTCTTGTTTTAGAGTTTACTTTTGATGGAgataaaaaatattaaattaatttaAGTGTAATATTACTATCGTAGGTTTGGTACATTTGGAAAGAGTCATCTAGGAATTTGAATTATGCCTATCCTGATGGACAACCAAAAACTAATTCTCTACCTATATAACTTGGACGGAGGGAATATATGTTAggttagtgtaatcagttagCTTAAttagttgatttatgattttatatataagGTTTGGTAGTAATTCAGAGAGAGCGTGTGAGGTAGTACCACAAGTTTTGCggggaaaagttagggttttgagaattttgtaGGATGAGAGGTTCCAATCATATTTTTGAAGCAGGGGAATGTTCTTCGCCTCCTGTAGATGAGTCTCTATGCACTAATCTTCCAAAAGATTCACAAATGGATTACATGAATGAGATTCACTTTTTTAATTTCCTCACATCCAAAATGACTATGTAAATGATGAATCTTTTGACCCAAATGAAGAATCAAATGACCCAAGTGAAGAATTCTGAGCTACAAATAATCAGGTTCACGTCCTACGTGGTGAAGAATGTGATTTCTGCATGTTTAAATCGTCAAATGATggaaatgagtttttttttcactttatGTTGCCTAGTATCATCAAGGTCGGTGGTGTTCTAACTTTGAAAACTTCCCTATCAGTTGCCTTTATACCAAATCTTACGACTTTTCATGGATCATAAAAAAGTCGTCACGTTTTTTATACCAGACTATACCGAAAGTTTGGTTCTTGTTGTGGTCGTCAGGGTCGATATTATAAACCTTGCCAACCGATTGTGTATAAATGCACAGAGAACTATGTTTAAAATATGCTTCGGTCGTCAAGTTTTATATTCGTCGAACGATACTTAATGTTTTTCTTTGACATATTATATCTTACTTAGGAGGTTTTTGTAGATTGTAGTGGCACAATACTCCCACCCATTATGCTAATGATTTGGTATGTTACCCAAATGTGACATGCTCCTTATTTTTGAATGAATAATATAAATAGTGATTCTAAATTATTTTTCATTTGCGCAACGTAGGAATGGTCGTCTAAATATGAAGCAGTCGAATGGGTTATCGGAAacgcaaaaaataaataaaaaatgcacGCTCTAGAGAAAAACATCCAATAACAACCTACGCGGTTTGAAATGTCTTGCGACTGTAGTTGATGCATGCCCGCTAAGTCACAAGAAAAAGGTTTATGTGTCCTAAGAAGACGAATATGGTGGACAAGGTTAAGTCAAAGAAGTGCGTCTAGCGGCCCATTTAAGATTATATTCTTGTTGAACCAAAACACCAAGGAGAATTTATAAAGTTGATAATAATTCGCATAACCATCAAGATCCGCAAAGTCTTGTTGGAAAACTCTTTTGAAAGTTTTCAGAATATAGGTAAAATTCGTCAAATACCTACGTGTAACTTGAGAGATCCGTTGTTTTAAAaagttttatcttatttttataCATGAATATCATTTCAATTAATGATGATGTCATCCCGTGTTTTCTAAAGATTAAATAATATTTTCTGATTATAGATTGAATAGCAGTAGGCAATTTATGTTTATTCGAGAACAATGTACATGATAGCAATAGTACCGTACCGGTTCTGAATATCTattctgcatagtcagggaacatcggcATGGAGGGAAAATATGCTACTAACACCAGCGACATCTAGTGGTCAATCCTTCTAGAAGTTGTCCGATCAttctcgattctatacagaagtaTATACTGAGTTGCACGGCATGAATGATAAAATATTTAGAACACTGAAAGTTCATTTGAGAGACTCTAACATTGTCATTACATATTTATGCTCCGAAGACCTTACATGATCAGTAAGAGATCATCGTCACAAGAGCTTTATATCTAAGATATAAAATATAAATTTCATATACGTCTGAAGCCGGGTCCgaaatacataaaattatggttttataattttagccctcaTCAAATAGCCACCATCAATAGGAGTACATGCCTATTATGACTGGGAAATGATGTATTCCTAACCGTAAATGAACTACTTATAGATAGAACTTCTTCCTAATCGTAATTTGTTGTTTACGGCTAGGAAATGATGAATTTTTTGTCGTAAGTGAATTTGAAAATGAGGGGTGGGACCCGTATGCCCCTTTCTTGTAGTTAAaagctaaaaaaaagaaaaaaattaaggaaaaaaattaatctaattttaattagttaattaATTTCATTAACACTAATTGATCGGGGCATTCTAACTATTAACTAAATTAGTAacataaggaattttggaggttTCCATTTTCCCAACCTTTTTTTGTTCAGAACAACATGAGTTTTTGGGCCACGTACGGCTAGACAACATTTTGAGAGATAAATGGATGATCCCACCATTCCAGTCTCATCCCAGCAATATGCATTTAACATTCATGGTGTTTGTAACCACTTTTATTTTGAATTTAAATTTATTAAACTTTAATCAGTAGATAACCTCATAACTCAAGATATTAAAACAAATTTTAAATGCTAAAACATTATATTTACTTGTAAAAGAGCGGCTAGAATACATTACCACACATCCACTCATTTTTCTCAATTGTTGGAAGTAAACAATAATATATATGATGGAAGTGATATATACgctattttcttttttgatatgCGAAAACCGGATTCAGGCCCTTATTCAAACCCAGCCAGTTGGACTAGCCCCATTGATAGACCTAATCCCCCAAACCCACTAGCCCCTTATGCCCTGGATGACACACATGCTACAATGGCCGGGACAAgggtgttatagttttgaaagtggtagtaaaggttcgttgctcggacttgtgaaggataattttttagatttgataaaaatatatatacaaaaatattaacaaattggtagagagttaatgggactaaggacttggccaattctcatgcatatggtatattttatttatccttaacaattattgttcaaaacataaaatgtacggactcttattttgccagtatagattctcagaatattagttataaatcgtaagcatgggacatcaaacatttaagcaagcatgccgcattaaataaaatgataactaattaatcaaaattattttttcaattttaaatcaatgcaaaagtcataaaaagaataaattaaatttaccagaatgacgaaaatcgcctcctccgttgtcccaatgttgggtttagctcatcatggtgaaatacctctcaaaatattttattaagatcaattggtatttacaagaagagaaaacaatgaaacaggaaatctgcaacagcgcTTATGCGTTACAGAtcgactgtttcaagtctcaactgttatgctgaagagaatcgttacaaatctgaagataaatgttgcaaacgaggatgaagaaactgttacaatgaagataaacgttgcaatccagttgaagaaactgttacgacggatTAATAAACCGTCtccgtttccctgttcttcacgagcagcaggagcagcagcaacaaagttctgaaaactcttgattcatgcctctgagctctcctctcgaccccaaactctcgacaaccctttcAAGACTCATGTAGCTACTATTTATACATTTTAGGTGCATCAAATCTCTCCcttaattcctcaaaatcttcacagtaaaggaaaattattcttgggaataatttcctattttctttctatgcatgcgttaattgtcttgaaaATTTCCATAATATGTTGATacgcaacctaggagaatatctgcacttaatttccacaacccatgcagcatcttcacgtaattttctttccaagtttaaccgatatctcttctttcctgttttaatcgagaatcgattatctggccaaatttgatcgatcccaaccaccaaaatatcttcttatatacatatcacatatacccattaagtttcagcgatttaatcaccttaaaacaccttcaaaaatcgattggcaaatctgccagtacatgaagaaattttcccgccaaatattattttcaaattctgggaagaaagtgacctccccctaatccatccctggggtccctttagcaattggggtggaaatggtaatttttctggattcctcgggcacatttctgggacgcttccggtgcatttctagagtgcctttagtactctatcctggggtataaaacaccactttttgagccaatatcgccgcaagagattatttctctaaaaacatctacaagaacacaaaataacacaataagtacttaatcgagtctaacaatacagaaaattgagaacaaaatagacacataaatgcgtctatcaaagggGTCGCGATCCTGTGAGGGTGAGCTAACCCCAAAAACCCGTCCTCAATTCGGATTGCAGGCTGCAACTCGCCTGCATGGTTAGTTTTATTATGAACGCGCAATTGGAGGATACTttaattaattgggggatatgaattaataTCCCTATCCAATAGTTTCTGCTAATTAAGGGGTAATTTTTGGATATGGAAATACTAAAATACTCTTTAGTATTttaacttcttttcttcttctcttctccttctcttttccttctcTGTCGGCTCtctctttgatttttattttcttcatcatcgATTTCAACACGATTCCATCGTTGTATCAAAAATTTCTTTGGAGATtaatttattatataaatatacctCCTTGAAAGAAACTTAATCATCGATTTGTTTAAAAACGTTTATGTTAAGAATCAAAAATTGTAACGGtaaattttcagtttcagttattaccggcattgtattcatcatgaataccatgccgatatctAGTGCCGGCATGGATTTTAGGATGAATAACATGCCGATATCttatgccggcatggtttttaggatgaataccatgtcgataTCCTGATAGCTCAGAAAGTCTGTCCCAAAATTTGTTTGTTCCGGTATGATCGATTTCCAAGTGTACCGTGCCAATTTTAGGACAAAAATATTCATAAAATCTTGCATCatatgccggcatgctcgataatgatCTTTCTATGCCGGAAGTGTGCTTACAATTTCATAATTGGGAGATATTGTGTAtcggcatggtaaaagtatgaataccatatCGATTTGGTCCCtgccggcatagtattcatatttttaCCATGCCGGCACTGAGTTTTTCAAGCGCAACAATGGCgaattcaatgaaaaaaaaatgaaatttcaatacattaatatatatatatatatatatatatatatatatatatatatatatatgagtaactggagcacttgtatgttcagcttgtttactttcctgggttggttcttcacctaaaccttcatgatcataaatatcttgatttgatgTTGTTGCGTCAACgaattcaatgataatgatttattctaataattatcaaactaatctattaacttgACTAATTATATTTAACCACTAAACACGATTAgtaaggggtagattaggaattatataAATTATCCGGATAGGGGGTGaccttgatttactatttaaatctcgtttttgtctttttcttgtaAACGCCAGTTGCGCGTTCTTTTATCATGTG includes the following:
- the LOC113289496 gene encoding probable LRR receptor-like serine/threonine-protein kinase At5g59680; translation: MSLNIFILWLVSIPLIKIHAGPAPRGFLLNCGASETTKVGNLDWITDEGFIQVGNKTTLDNPDLAPILATLRFFPDTTAKKYCFVIPTIKGGKYLIRTTYYYGGYDGGKEPPVFDQIIEGSKWSTVNTTEDYAMGLSSYYEIIAASLGKTLSICLARNEHTTSNPFISALELEYLENSMYNSTDFNNHGLITVARHSFGYDGDLISFPDDQFNRNWQPFEDANPVVESHSNITSTDFWNLPPSAVFTTGLTTSRGKELNIQWPNVSLPSANYYIALYFQDNRTPSWYSWRVFNVSVNGQNFYTNLNVTATGVTVYATSWALSGLTQITLAPSNDSMVGPVISAGEVFQIIHLGGRTLARDTSAMEDIARSFNNPPPDWKGDPCLPPEHAWTGVTCSTDKVVRVSNINLTNFGLVGTLSPSIANLTALKTLSLGGNKLSGSIPDMGSLKELGSLHLDNNALEGSIPQSLGKLPKLQEIFLQNNNLKGSIPDAIKQKTGVNIQVTPGNHLTNSA